TATAATCTCTCTTAAAAACAAGAGAAATGTAGAGAGATAAATTAATTTGATGGGTATATCTTCCACATTAACAATTTCTAGTCCTTTTTCTTCAACCTAGTTACAGGAAACAAGAAAATGACTGGAAATTAAAAATGTTTGAGAATAATATTAGATTGTTGTGATGCCAACAATATTAGATTCTTGAGATCCAATcccttttaaaattttgtattgtCCAAGAAAACTTGCAATCTATAATTTTTCCTTGAGTGAAATTGGTTAACAAACAAATCATTGCTATTTGTCACTTTAATTTATTTAACATCTGACCTTGATGCCTAAGTTTTATAAATCAAGTGCATAAGATTTAAAATTTCTCATAATCAAGGTGGCAACCAGATCAGGTTAGCCCAAATATGAATCAGGTTAGGTACAAATTAGGCTGAAACCCTGTCAACCCAAATCTGATATGTTTATTAAGacagatcaaaaatccagacCTCAACCCAGCCATGTTATTATGATACTGTTTGCCGAAAGTTATTTTACATAAATAGTCGCTCACATTCGCATATATGCTGAACTGGCCATTTTTGCCTTTCTACAAGATTGATTATTTTTCAATTTTCCTGTCAGAATTGCCTTGGCATCATATTATGTGATGCACAGATTCAAAAGAACCTATGCAAGTAGTATGCTGGtattaagaataaatttatgcatACATTTAGGCTTGGTACATTAAATAAGCTGTCTGCATCtaaactgcaaacatttatactGTTTGGTGCATATAACGGCAGGAAAGTGATCTAGTCATAAAGGAAATGTACTAAGCCCACAAGTTTAGCATGTACCCACAAAAATACACCTGATCGATCAACCTACACCTCTAATGGTTCATGCATAGGCCTAAATCCTGGACACTGAATTTGGTTGCTAGGAACTTCCAACTTCTCATCCTACTCAACCCACTGCATTACCAGCTGTTCCGATGCATGAAATATCATATTCTCCTAATGCTTTGTGATGAATCCACATGCACTTACATGCTTGGTTTAGCTAGTGTAAAAAGTATATACTTCACCAACTAAATTGCACAAGATCAAAGGATTTACATCAAAGTGATCTACTTTAAAAAAGTATGATATAATGTATTTTCACCTCACTATATTGCAAATGAAACAGTACATGGCTAGCAAGCATGAACAACATGATACTGAATATTTGTGCTAAACAAAGGACAAGAAAGGAAGTTCCTAGTATTATATCTTGTGGAAGTGCACCACATTCCTCCTTCCCCTTATGTCTTTGCTCACTAATGAAGATGCTATTACATCCAAAGATGGCACTGAATTAAAGAAAGTTGTTCAGTTTAGCGTCCCAGGCTAGGAAATGGGTTGGTTTCCTTCAATCCTGTGTCAAATTCAGTGCTCTGAGTCCACCCAAACTACTAGACCATTTACAGAGCTGCTTGATATAACAGGGGAAGCTGGTGTATGAAAAGGGGATGCATCCACAAAATATTTCATGTCAAAAGAAAACTTCAGAATGAAATCTGCAGTTCAGATCTGCGAAGCGTCAGATGTATGCATCCTTATTCATGCTCATGGAGGCTTTTTCTATGTTTTGAAACCGCAATGGTCACAATAAAGCTAACTTATGGTGTGCCAAGGCTCACCCTCTTTTAGTATTTCCTCCCAAAATAATTCTTTTACAGACACATCAACACAGCAGCATCATTTAATCTGtcccaaaaaaaaatgaaaaacaatTGTTCAGTGGAAAAGAGTGTAGAGGCATGTATAACCAAATGCATACAGAGAGAAACTAGTGATTCTTATGACATATGAATGAACACCTCCAAAACTATGGATGCACTTTAACTTTCATCCATCAATTATGCTGGTAAAACACCCAGCCTTAAGAGGAATAACTAAGGGCCACCAAAGGGAAATTTTCATCTAATGGCAAATAAAAGCCCTTACAAATAATTCAAATAATACATGATGTACAAGAAACAGGTATACTGTTCATAGTATCATTGTGAAATCAAAGCAAGTAGCACTCTACAGTTGACCTAATTTACTGCAGACACATACGTGTGAACATGCCCCCACACATAATAAAAACGGTGCTCAAATCATTTTGACCCATCCTCTTTAAAACGGTGCTCAAATCATTTTGACCTATCCTCTTTAAAGAATTTCCTGGAATTATAAGCAGGGGTGACATTTTCTCTCTGAAGATTCATACCCCACTTCACTACCAAATTTACAGTCAATTTGCAAAAAAACTTATAAGGGATCTGGGACAATTTACTGCCAGTCTCCAACATGACATCAACCAGCTTAATTTCTAAGCTAGGTCAAATTAAAAAGAGGAAGATAAActctgaaagagaaaagaaaagaactttGGTCATTGTTGTGGTGATTGGTAACATGCGTTAAATTTCTATATTTAATGAGACTTGCAAAGACAAGCCCTATGATCGCTAAGCCTTCCATGTAGTAccaaaatcatttgttctactagTGTGAGGGAAATGCCACATCTGGTTTACTTTAGCATGAGGAGCATTTGATGGATGCCTGTTCCAAATTAGGATATGATCTTTTATTATAGTTTGGGAACTCTTTTAGTTTCACATACATTTATTAGAGAGTGATTATGGAAGCGCGCATGTACTAAAAAGCAAGTTGATTCATAGAAGGGAAGTGAGACATGTGGCCCTGTATGCATAAGTCCATCCATGCTGAGCATTTGCCTTATACACAGTATAGATTATGGGTTGAATTCAGAACTAGTACAAACATTTTAAATCCTTTTCAAGCATGCTATCCAAATCTTCTAAGGGGTTAAGCCCCCACTACCTCTTTTTTAATGTTTCCAAGAATTTTGCATTTGAACCATATTAAAAGTCAAGATGCAAATTCTTAATCAGATATGCAAAATCAGACTACTTCTTGTACTGAGATCAAATTAATTCTAGCGAAATAAGTCAGAAGCATATTTCTATATACATGGGCCTTCAATTGCAAGAAGAAAAGCTACCGCATTATAACTCTCCAGAATAGGATATCATGCTTTAAACCAATTTGAGAAACTTTAAGCGCACATACACATAAGGTATTGAGAAGATATGAACTGCCTTTCTTTACCTTACATAAATCTTCATAACGTTCTAGAATTTCATGCAGGTGAAATATGGCAGTGCAAACTAGTCTGAATAGGAATGAGAATATAGACAACATACATACCTCTCTAAAGCTCCTTCAAGAATGGAATGGATTCTTTCCAATGTTTCTTGATGGCATCAACAACTTTGAAAGTGTACGCCTTGTCCTCAGGGTAATAAGCAATAGGGTCTGATAGTAGAGGAGCAGGAAGTTTAAGAACACCTTCTAGTGTTGCATGGAGACAGTAAGCTGAGTATGTTACATGATACCCTCCTTCCTGAACAATCAGGATGCATCCATTGGtatatgtatcagccaatctgcatACAATTTGCCCAATCTTCCTATAACCTTCCATTGTCAGACATTGCCTTCCATTTGGATCAAACTGAAGCAAGAGAAAAGTCAACAGCAAGATAAGGAAAGATCAAAGGGAATCTCTATTTGCCAAAGATGaactcattaaaaaaaaaaaaaaaaagcatattcAGATATCCATTTGACACAGAGTTGATAGGGATGTCAACAGGGTGGATTCAGTGCACTTAGTAAAAAAAACGAAACCAAACTCGAAATCCACCACCACTCTCCGAAACCGAAACCAGGTTTGCATGGTTTTTGAAATCAGAAACCATAAATGCTACCAGAAAAAAAGCCACAAAACGGAAACCAAAAACTATTTGACTTTTTTTattcatttcaaaattttcacaTGTAAATAACAAAATTAAAGATATCATCCATAATTTCTACAATATAATTTATACCAACTCATCTAATaaatatatccaaaaataatatgcAGTCCAGACATGTTATTGAGTGGAATAGGTGATGGTCCAAATTATTTCATGATGTTCCTAATTTGACTTCATAATGAGTACAGAGTGTATTAAGGGTATTAACCATCGGGTATTTTCAGTTTTGGATCTGGTTTTGGGTTTGCGTTCAAATAGGGAAATTCATCAAAACCAAAACCAAATTTGAAACCAAACGGTTTCTAATTTTTAAAACCATCACCAAAACCATCCCCATTTAACTTACGTTACAACCGCCCCATTCGGTTCAACGATGGGTGAAATATGCAAGTATCCATCCCCAATGACATCCCTAGAATTGATACTTAAATACAATAACAAAGCAAACAATTCATGAATGGACAGACAAGTCTTCCTATTGCGATGCAAAAAGGTCTACGCTTACAATAGTGAAAGGTTATATAATTTGATGGCCTCAGGAAAACAAGAAACAACAATCACTTCTACAGCATACAACATATACTAAAAAGGGCAATTGGATCTATTAGCATTAAAAATGTCTTTGCTATATAGTTCTATTCTTATCTTTTTAAAGGCAAGTCAGCATCATGACTGTAGCTTTTAGCACATATTCTGAATTTGGCATGACTGCAAAAGTGAATGTGAACACTTTAAATATGTGCACAGGAACACCAAAGTGACAAAGGCATGAAATCAACTTACCGCACTAGAATCCTGACCAACAACCAACACAATTAGCATGGGTTTGAATACTTGAACAGCTGGAACAACCAATTCTTTCATTGCATATGCATACCCCTCATCCCCTGTTCCATTGGGTAAAGGTATATTCAGATTGTACCCAAACCCATTGCCTTCACCAACTTCATCAATGGAGCCACTCTGAGGATGCGATGGACCCCAGGAACCATGATTCATGTGAAGGGAAACAGTGAGAACATTATCTGAGCGATAAAATCCTTCAGCTGTACCATTGCCATAATGGACATCAATGTCGATTATGGCAACCTTCCTGAAGCCAGAATCTAGAGCAAGCTGTACTGCAAGCCCAGCATTATTCAGAAAGCAGTAACCATCAGCTTGACAGGGCTGTGCATGATGACCAGGAGGACGTACTAGAGCATAAGCAAGCTTCCCATGTCCATCTAATATATACTTCATTGCTGATAATGTGGTTCCAGCAGCTAGAAGGGCAGCACCCCAGGACCCAGGTTTCAGAAAAGTTCCAGCACAGAGCTCTTTGCTTCCAGCTCCATTGGCTTGTACAAGTTCCTCTATGTATTCTGACATATAagttcgaaagaaaaatttttttttttaaaaaagtgattttaaaaaagaaagTATTAGGCTTGGGGCATTACCACATCAACATATCACGAAAGTTGCACAATTTCAGGCAAATGCTCTGCACCACCAGTGCATTctgacatataaaatatgaaaatcaaCAAGCTAACTTTAAAGGAAAAGGATGTCAGAACTGGAGATACCTCCGCATCAATATAATTGGTAAATGGCATGATTTTAGTTCTGATACATCAAATAGCCTTTGAATTCTGTTAAGGCAAGAAACGTTTTTGCTCTCTTTGTTCTTATCAGACAGAGGGAAATAGAATAAGACAGTGTATGTCATATTCAGTTAGTCAGTTGTACTTCAAACTGCTGCATTTGAACCTTCAAACACCCTGGTTGATGTCCTTCATAGCAGCATAGATATGCGGATAAATAAATAACCAAACACTCAAaagctcttttcttttcttcctatttATATACTACCATGCTAGTGATGAAGATATGGACAATCTATGTTTCCTAGCCTCAAGACTTTGTCTTCGGTAACTATAATGCCCAGGCTTCCAGTATCCTGATGACACTATCTTGCCTCCACAAATTGTTACCTTAAAAGATGGTAATTTTCCATTTCCTCTCGCTTTTATTTGACCGTCGAAACTACAAATTTCACaccataattaaaaaaaaaaaaaaatcaaatctttgagCATATATAatcacaaaaaattaattttaaaccaaAAGGACAAGAATGGCAAGCTATCATTCTTTCAATCCAAATCAAATGGATCACCTGAAGAGTGGAAGGAGAAGAGCTCGGAGACGTGGGCGGGCCGGCCCACGTGCCACGAGACGAAGGGGGAGATGGGGCCTTTGCGGAGGATGGAGACCATGTTCCTCACCCGTTCCGCGTTCTCCGGGTGCTTCTCCAAGACCTCGAGGAAACCAGGGTCCATGCCGGTGTCGAAGACGCCGGTGCCGGCGTCGTGGGCGAGCATGCCCTCGTGCCAGAAGACATGGATGAGATCGAGAGGAGGGGAAAAGGATGGCGAAGTCATGGCGATGGATCGGGGGAGCGGAGGGTTTTGGAATCGGAGATTAGGGTTTTGCGGTGAGGCTTTGAGAAAGCTAAATGGGAACTCCAATTGTGTCAGGTTCCGAACACTAAAGTTGTTCTTGATAAAATCTGAGCCGTTCGTGTAAGAAAAGAGTGGGTGGCAGATCCTGAACACCTGCTACGCGAACCGGGAATGTCGTAACGATTCCGGCTCCGACTACTTCAAATGCCGGTTTCGCCGGTATCGGCCAATGATGTGCAGACTTCAGAAGAATCCGGCCGAGTTTAACCCTTTTCTGAGGAAAAAGATAAAGTTACCCGTTTGAAACGTACCATAATCTTCAAAAACACTCCCCActcgattttttttcttttttttttctcttctattcttgctaagagaaaatataatttttaagatctAAAGCAAGGGCGGCAAACAAGCAAACTGGTGAACTATTTTGAGTTGGCTCTCTTAAAAAGAAAATGAGTTGAGCTAGTGCCAAGCTTGACTTGCTCAAATTTCGATCAAATTAGCTTGAGAtatgaatatataaataattaatatataaagtatcattttattattattatttatattaataatttttataattattaatataaataagtcCAATATATATAGAATATAATTTACTACAATTATAAGATGAAAATATAATCAAAACTATGATCCAAGCTATACAAAGTCTCAAATGATTTTAATTTCATTAGACCTCCGTAACAAGCTATTTGTAGGCGGCTACTGCTTGTTTCAAAATTAAATGGGCTATAACCTATACCCAATTCTACTATAAGATGAGCTAAGTTTGAGATAGACCAAAGATGGCTTCCCTAGGCCTCTGTTATCAAGCATGGGAACTGCATTGTGTGACCTACAAGAAAGTGAAGGTCTTGTCTAATAGTTTTATTCATAGTTCTCAAGGGTGATGTAAGTGAtgagaaatgaaagcttcttattGAAAGAGGGAGGTTTATGAGATTTGAGTGTATGATCTCttcttataattattttttttcataataaagtTTTTGCATGCTTCATGAAAATGGACCTTGGtctaatccacgtatttgattgtgtatttttttatttttttttaccccaacaattggtatcaaatctccaacaattggtatcagagccagatggtACCAGAGTGCAGGTTGTGGCAGTgattgatcaagattgaagaaaatGGAGAAATCAGGTTCAATCAAGATGGAAATCAACTGGTATAatgggaagagtaatttctctcTATGGCAAGCGAGGATGAAGGATGTACTCATCTGCAaggattgattgatgctctcttgtgtaaGGAGAAGTCGACTATCATGGAAGTGAAGGATTGGAGGCGGTTGTAAATACAGACGGTGAGCATGATCCTCTTATACTTGACGGATGATGTCGTGATCCATGTACTTAGCAAGACTTTTCTGACAGCATGTGAACGAAGCTCGAAGAGATGTACATGGTGAGGTCACTCACCAATGTGCTCTTCTTCTAGaagcagttctaccagctgcagATAAGCAAATGATAGAGcatacaggagcatctcagcaaCTTTCAAAAGGCCCTTATCGATCTCCTCAATGTTGgagagaaggttgaggagaagaccaaagcgttggtcttgctttcattgcttcttcttcttttgagtttttggtgattgctcttctagtggagaagagcaccatcaagatgaagGAGATTACTTCTGTActactccagaatgagattctcagacgAAAATATCGAGCCTCAAGTTCAGATGGCGACTCGACTTTAGTGGTGATTGAAGGTAGTGGTTGTAGAAGATGAAACGGTAGAGGAAATGGTAGAGGATCGAAACGTGGGCGGTGCAAGTCCAAGATGAGGGACCTGAGCAATATTAGGTGCTATAAATATGATGAGCTGAGGCATCGTGTCAGAGATTACTCACAACTCAAAGATCAGATGAAGGCTACTATGGCAATGGCAAGTAGTGATACAGAAGACAGTGACGATATTCTTCTGGTGActaatgaggtatctacttcttcttcctagtaaattttagattctgcttatttgcatcatgtatgttgtagagaggagctatTCGACACCCTAGAAAGTAGTGAGGGTACTATTCACCTatcgatggatcgagctgtgagaTCAAGAGCAATGAAACAGTCAGCTTACAGAGTCATGATGGAACAGTGAGAAAGTTGAGTGAGGTCCGATATATATCCAACTTTAGGAGCAATCTAATTTCACTGAGCAGATTGAATTCAAGTGGCTATAGGTGGAGAGCTGATGATAGAATCTTGAAGGTCATACGCGATAGTAGGGCTGTGATAAAAGGAAGAAAGTATGGAGGATACTAACTCTTGACAGGAAGCAAGctcaatgcgaggtggagcttcaggagccaatgGGAGCCCAGTGCAAGATAGAGCTCCAAGAGTAAATGGATCAGACATAAGATGGGAGACTCAGAAGGATGACAGATGATATCACAAGGTGAAGTTCCTATTGCCGCAAGAGGCtatcccgagcagatctcagatcaGGCAGATCATAGCACATGATGGAGATGTGATTgagtagcctggctcgactctcatatttatCCATCTATGAGTAGCAGGCATATGCCTCAAGGCATGGGGGCGAAGTTATttagaagctctcaaagttaggtagaggccaaatatcgagtcgaTATGAAAATTGTTGGAATTTGACAACTCGAATTTGATCCACAGGAGAAAAATCCAAGATGGAGTATTTCAGAATGCAACACATGACAATGTGGAGGCCCGGAGACGCAATGCGTGCAGTCTTGTAGCAGGACGCAGCCCGCAGATGTGTGCAGGCCCGCAAGATGCACGGCCCAGTGTGGGCATGCACGGGCCAATTTGAATTTCTATCGTGGTCCATGGTAGACCGTGGGATGTTGGCACGGTCCATGCACGAAAAATCATAGCTCACGGTTATTCTTTGTGCGATCAGATGGCTAAGAAGCGATCCGGACGTGTTTTGCACAATCAGAAGGTTCAGGGGGCTTGCGGTCATGATCAAACAGCCAAGAATGTTTTTAAGTCTTAATAGAGGTTGTATTTCGATCTGCAGAGAGTTTTGGGCCCTTTAATAGGGGCAGATAGGCCGAGAGGCACAAAGCATCCTATGAAACAAAGAGTAATAGGTTGGAGTCGACAGTAAGCACATGAGAGGCAGAGGAGCTGTAGAGAGAGCCGGAGCAATGGCTAGAGCCTCAGACGGAGTCGGTAGAggatcttcttgggtttttgtgaAAACTTTTGTAAAGAGTGAGAGGTGAGAGCTTCTTATTGAAAGAGAAAGGTTTATAAGAGTTGAAAGTATTTGATCTCCTTTTGTAAtctttttttcataatgaagccTTTGCATGTTTCATGGAGATAGACCTTGGTCTAATTCactatttaattatatatctttttatttcttctttctttctaccatAATAATTGATACCAGATCCCCAATAGGTGACAACCCATTAGATTGAGACTGATTACAGTAACATGGATCAACGGCCTTGACACCTCCCAGCATCCAACACTTAGAAGCATGAAGTCTATTTGCTCTAGGATGCCTAACTTCTTTTGTCGCCATGTTCTGCATGAAGCCAAACAAATGGCAGATCTTTTGATCATTTTTGCTAGCATGGAGTAGCTAAATTCAGTTTGGACTGAAAGTTTTCTTTCTGATCTTGCTTATCTTGTTCGAGCGAATGCCAAGAACACATCCTTTATTCGACTGTAGTGATCTCTCACCCTctgttacccaaaaaaaaaaagagagcgagCTGGATCTACGGCACATATTGGCAAGCATATAAAAGAAAATCCTTAATCCTcttttgaataaaaatatattttatcatattctAATATATTCTAATATATTTAAGCATTTACATTGTCTTTGTTTTGAAGGAGTTCTCAATTTCATCCAAAGAAAGTAGTTTCTATGGGAGTAATATCAGTTTCCAAGGAGATCACAAACAATACAGCAATACAGCTGGAAACTAGAAACGCTGACGTTCAAAATTCAAGCACAAGAAATAATAAATCAAATGGCAAAGGCAGCGGAAATGCTTGATCAGTTTGCCAAAAGAGCATGGTAACAGGTAACCTGCAAGCAATGGAATAACTAAACTACAATTTAAGGCACCGTAAATTGAGAGGCTTTCAATCTAATTTATTCCCATgcattttctaaaaagattttattgtTAATTTTACACTTGATTGCTCACAAAAATCCAGATTAAGGTTCACTAAAGGTTACACTGAGTCGTAGGGATAGCATTGTGGTTAGGTTGGACCAAATAGAGGTGAGGTTGGATATAAGATAGATCAAGAATTTGTCCATGCAAATCTGATCAGTCAATTAAACAGGTCAAAAATCAAGACCCAAGTCGGAATCATTTCATTAAATAGATACAGCAGGTTGAACcaagttaaatgggttaaatagttAAGCATTATTACTCTTACTAGCAGATATATTAAAATGTTTTTACCTTTTTATTGCAAGGACTTTTTTAGTAAGGTAGAGAAAACCCTGCCTTATATAAATCCATATATATGCCATATATAAAAGAGGAATATATGTAGAGATACATAAAGCCATTTGATCTTCTTTGATCTTAACCATTTAAATATAACCAAGTTACACAAACTCATGATTTATTAAACTATTTAGTTCTTGGAAATAACCAATGAAGATGGATTTACTTCTGTTATTAACCAAGCCAGAATCTGTTTGGTTCCCCACCTCACTTGATATTCCTGGTTTACAACTTAAAACTGCCAAGCCCCCACAGTTGCATTTTTACACTACTTTCTCACAAGCTCTTCTACTGGTACTGCTTAGCCCTCTTGGATTGGTCCAGTCATACATAAATTTTCATCTCGGTCCCCTCAGTCTCATcatcttgctagcatatgaacTCAGAAATCTCCGAAAAAATTACTTAGCCTATAAATCTAAAATGAATCACTGTATGGGTGCTATATTTTTCTAGTTGTTAATGCATCAATTGTTTATTTTTTGGTTAGGAAGGTGAGATAATTTATAAATTCATATATAACCCAATTTGAGTATGATAAAATCTGTACACCATCCACTTGTGAGACTATGATTCCTCAACACCCATACTGCCATGCATAATCCATGGAATCCTTCTATTCCATTACATTAATGACAACACCAGGGCTTTCTTCTTCAGTTGAGGGCTTCACAGTTGCTTTATGAAGGGTTTTGCATTCCTTGAACTTGGCAAGTTGAGCAAGTTCCTCCACAGAGGCAGCAATTTGTGGAATACATTGGACCACTTGTGAGAGCAAGGATGCCATGATAGCTGTTTCTAGCATCTTTGAGGGGATGCTCTCCTCAGATAGCAAAACTTTCAATTTGGTGGTGGCTGCAGCAATGGCAATATTATGGCGACAGACAGCAGGTGTTGTCATTGTTCGAATGGTAGCCGCCAGATCTTTCAATGCTTTGCTGCACTCAATACTCATCTCCTTGCAGGTAGATGTGATCATTTTTCTAATTTCTAAATCTCCAGGCTCCTGTAAATGCATAGACAAATTGTTCAGCAAAGAATAAATAAAGCTTAAATTATAGCTTTtctgaaaaaatgaaaaaaaaatggaagtGTTCAGGTATAATTTAGTGGTTGCTCCCTGTAAGGTCCAATAATTTTTGGTGCTTGGTCACGCCAACATTACCAAAAGTTAAGGATTGTTAGATATGtgggatagattttttttttttttggtgctgcAAAACATCATTTTTAGTCTAGCAAAATAAGATTATACCATGATGAGAGATAAGTAGGAGGGTATCATTCTATCCCACCATTTTGgtgaaataaatttatattatagattaaaagaaAGTTATCTCTtccaattatatttttaatttgaaccCCTTGAATTTTTCGCAGACACCGATACCCGGTTTCATTTTTGCACATACCTGGGTCCTTTCATTGCTGGTGATGTGGGACATGAGAGCCTCCATGGAATAAGCACACTGGCGACTAAGAGCCCCAACCTTCAGATACTGTTTCCAAGGATGAAGGAACCCAAAATGGCCGTGTCTTGGCTCCCATCTCGCCAAATTTGCCTGCATTAGTTAGTTTCAGACATATGTAAAGTGATTCTTTTTAGAATTAAAGCGTGTTAGGCCCACCGCACCGTTAATAATTTGATTAATGGAATTGGACCTAACCTATGCCCATTGAGAAATAGCTCAATCTTAGAGTAATTTGTAATTAACTTTTGCTATCTGTGTACATGGAAACTTATGTAAGGTGGTCTCTTTTGATGTAAACACATGTTCAAAATTTTGGATGTGTCCAGAATAAAGATTTGTTTTGACTTTGAACATAACTTATTAGTGGAAAACACAGAAGGCATAGACTAATAATGGGCAAACTAACCAGAGACTCCATGTTGGACTTGGAATTGAGCACACTGTTGTAAGCTCGGAGGAAGCATTTGCTCTCCATTGTCTCTCCTCCAACCTTCTCCCCAAAGTACTCTTCCCCCAATCCTGCGAAAATACTCCATTATAAGCTATAATGATAAAAATGAAACGAAggtttttgttttgctttatgcGCAACTGCATCATTATCGTCATTGTCTTCTTGtttgatatatatataatgcTCATCATCATAGTTTGTGTTAGCCAAATTGCAAGATTAAACCTCGGTAGATTTGGTTAAGGATTCGCTCTAAGATATGATTCATTCAGTAAATCAAGAGGGTCCCGTTGAGTCAGGTTAAAATGAGCCTTGATTTATTGGCTGGACAACTTCAAAGCTGTGC
Above is a genomic segment from Elaeis guineensis isolate ETL-2024a chromosome 1, EG11, whole genome shotgun sequence containing:
- the LOC105038078 gene encoding aluminum-activated malate transporter 1-like — translated: MAKVVGLAKKVKKIGEDDPRRVVHSFKVGLALSLVSLYYYISPLFNSFGTSAIWAVLTVVVVMEYTAGGTLSKGLNRTFATLLAGALGVGAHQIAILSGEKGEPFLLGVFVFLLAAAATFSRFIPEIKASYDYGVTIFILTFSLVAVSSDRTVDAYELLQLAYQRFSTIAIGVAVCLLTSTFICPVWAGEDLHKLVASNLEKLASFLEGLGEEYFGEKVGGETMESKCFLRAYNSVLNSKSNMESLANLARWEPRHGHFGFLHPWKQYLKVGALSRQCAYSMEALMSHITSNERTQVCAKMKPEIRKMITSTCKEMSIECSKALKDLAATIRTMTTPAVCRHNIAIAAATTKLKVLLSEESIPSKMLETAIMASLLSQVVQCIPQIAASVEELAQLAKFKECKTLHKATVKPSTEEESPGVVINVME
- the LOC105037986 gene encoding histone deacetylase 8, which translates into the protein MTSPSFSPPLDLIHVFWHEGMLAHDAGTGVFDTGMDPGFLEVLEKHPENAERVRNMVSILRKGPISPFVSWHVGRPAHVSELFSFHSSEYIEELVQANGAGSKELCAGTFLKPGSWGAALLAAGTTLSAMKYILDGHGKLAYALVRPPGHHAQPCQADGYCFLNNAGLAVQLALDSGFRKVAIIDIDVHYGNGTAEGFYRSDNVLTVSLHMNHGSWGPSHPQSGSIDEVGEGNGFGYNLNIPLPNGTGDEGYAYAMKELVVPAVQVFKPMLIVLVVGQDSSAFDPNGRQCLTMEGYRKIGQIVCRLADTYTNGCILIVQEGGYHVTYSAYCLHATLEGVLKLPAPLLSDPIAYYPEDKAYTFKVVDAIKKHWKESIPFLKEL